Genomic DNA from Streptomyces sp. GS7:
AGGCGGTCCAGGGCGAGACCCTGCCCATGGGCTGAGGACCGCCCCGCGCGCTCATGACGCGGCCCCGTCGTTCCGCTGCCCACGCAACCGGCAGCGGCGGAACGGCGGGGCCGCGCCCGTCTGCCGGGAGCCGGGCCCGGCCATGGCCCCTCGGACAGACCCTACGGCCGCTCCTCGTCGGGGGTCGTCGGCCCGGCCGGGAAGAGGATCGGGCTGAGGAGGTACGGCGCCCGGCCCGGCTCCGGGCGGTTGGCGAGCCGGGGCGCCAGCACATTGAGCAACTCGCAGCTCAGCTCCGTGAGTTCGTCCGGAGTGAGCCAGAACGTGCCCTGGCGGTACGAGACGCCGTCGGCGGTCGGCTCGGCACCGTCGCGGTCGAGGTAGGCGTTGAACTCCGCGATCAGCACCGCCATGGCGGAGGCGAAGCCCCGGCGGTGGTCGTCCGGCGACATCGCGGCCGCCGCGCCGGCGTCGACGACCGGCCGGTCCTGGCGCAGCCGGTAGTGCCGCTCGACGGCGCCGCGCACCCGCTGCTCCTCGGCCACTTCCAGGAAGCCCGCCTCGGTCAGCAGGGCGACATGCCGGTACATGGTCACCTTCGACACCTCGGGCATCCGCGCGCACAGCTCGGAGGTGGTCAGCACCCGGCCACCGGAGAGCGCGTGCACCACGCGCAGGCGTACCGGGTGGAGAAGCAGCTCGATGGTGTCCATAGAGCTACTGTTTCACATGCGATACCGTTATCTAAATTGAAAACGTTGGCTGCGGGAGGGGAACATGCGCCAGGAAACGGGGCGGGCGGTGCCGGTGAACGGGCGGTCCGTCCATGTCGAGGAGTCCGGCACCGGGCCGGACTGGGTGGTCTTCGAAGCGGGTCAGGGCCTGGGCCGCACCTGCTGGGACGCGGTGCTGCCGCTGCTGGCGGACCGGGCCCGGCTGGTGGCCTACGACCGGGCCGGCTTCGGCCGCAGCGGCCGGACCACGGCGGAGCTGGGCATCGACGACATGGCCGCGGACCTGGCCGCGATGACCGAGGTGGTCATCCCCGGCCGGTTCGTGCTCGTCGCGCACAGCATGGGCGGGCTGGTCGCGCGCCGCGCGGCGCAGCGCCTGGGACCGCGGCTGCGCGGGCTGCTGCTGCTCGATCCGACACCGGAGAGCGCGCCCGTCTACGACACGTTCGAGCGCACCGCCGTGAAGGTCGACCGCGCGCTGAGCGTGACGCAGGGGCTGGTGCGGTTCCGCCCGCTGGCCCGCGTGGTCAGCGCGAATATCCGCCGTGCCTTCCCGGCAGACACCTACGCGGCCATGCTCACCGAGGACTTCGTCCCGGCGGGCATCGCCCAGACGCGGCGGGAGTTCCGGGCCGTGGCCGCGGACCTCCCCCGGCTCCGCGCCGAACCGCCCGCCCTCCCGGCGTGCCCGACGGTCCTGCTCTCGGCGTCCCGCCCCGCGAGGGGCCGGGCGCCGCAGCACGCCGTCCTCACCGAGCACCAGCGGCGGTGGGCGAAGACGCTGCCCGACGGGCGGTTCGAGGAGGTCGAGTCGGGTCACCTCGTCCAGGCCGAGGCGCCGGAGGCCGTCGCGGCCGGGGTCCGGCAGCTCCTCGACCGGACCGCGGACCGGCCGGCGGACCGGCCCGCCCCACCGGCCTGACGGCTCCCCCCGCGCGACGGAGGAGAGGCCGACCGGCCTCTCCTCCGTCGCGGGGACCGGCGTCGTGGGCGGGTTCACCCAGGACCGCGACGGCACCGACCGCCCGGCGACGCACCGGATCACCGTCACCGGCATCGCCGTGTGCGGCAGCGTCCATGTCGTCCACGAGCTCCCGCCGGCCGTGGAGCGCCGTGTGCGCAGGCGCGCGCGGAGGGGCACCGGCAGCGGAGGCCGGTGATCCGCGGTGCCGGTGCCGCCTGCCTGCCGGCGGCCCCGGACAACCGCCCGGGTGTCAGGAGTTCAGGGCCTCGACCGGTTCCGGGACCGTGGCCGCGCTCTCCCAGACGGTCAGGAAGGCCAGCCGCAGGCAGGCGGCGAGGGCCGAGTGCTCGATGACCAGGGCGGTGGTGGAGCCGGCGCCGGCCACCGGGTCGGGCATGTCGCACAGGACCACCGACGCGTCGGCGATGACCAGTTTGAGGGGGAGGTCCGCCGTGAAGCGGGCCTCCTCGCCGGCCTTCCCGAAGCTGCGGACGTTCGCGAGCATGCCGGCGTCCTCCAGGGCGCCGGAGGTGTAGATGGCGCGGACGGTGCCGCCGCCGCGGTGCAGCCGGCGCGCGGCCTTGATGCCCTCGGCGTTCTCCGCGGGGGCGACGAACGGCGGCTTGCAGAAGGACAGCAGCTCGTGCCGGGCCTGCCGCTGGATGTCGGCGAAGCGCTCGGCGATGACCACCGGATCGCGCAGGATCTCGACGTAGTCGAGCGGGTCGGTGTGCCCGCGGCCGTCGGACCACAGCGGCTGGAGCGCGGCGGCCAGGCTGCCGGAGGCGCGCTCCAGCCGCTCCAGGGACTCGCGTTGCAGGGCCATCAGCCGGGTCATGGCGAGTTCGGGGGCGACGGCCGAGTAGGTCGCCACCCGCCCGGTGTGCGCGTTCGCCAGCCGGCGCCGGACCAGCGCGTCCAGCACGTCGTAGACCCGCTGGCGCGGCACGTCCGCCTCGCGGGCGACCTCCGCCGCCGTGTACGACTCGCGCCGGACCAGCGCGAGGTAGACCCGCGCCTCGTACCGGGCCAGTCCGAGCGCGACGAGGTTGCCGACCGCGTCTTCTTCCAAATCCATGACAGCACAAGGTATATGCCTGCGGCCCCCGCGGATGGACCCCCGGGCGGCTCTCCGTTCACAGACCATGGAAAGCCTTTGCCGTACTTCGGTAGCCCTTTGACGTTCTGTTCACTACTTTCCTAGGAAGCCACCACTGACCGGGGTGGCATTACCGAGATCACGCGACCCCCACGATCACGCGGTCACGGGATCACCGAGAGCACGTGTGCGACTCGTCCTCGGCAGTACGGGATGGGCGGGCGGCCGGATCGGCGGACGGACGGATGGACGGAACGGCGGGGCGTTTCATGCGAAGCGGCATGACATGTCCTTGACATCCGCTTTCTTCTCCCGGCCTTCCGGCGTCCTCCGCCCTCCACCCCCGTCCGGCGTTTCCCCAACTCCGGGCTGCCGTCCCCCCCCTTCCCCCCACGGAGGTCATTCCCTTGCGTTCCGAGCGAACGAACAGAGCAGACCGCGCGAAAGGGCTGGCCCGCCGCGGCGTGCCCGCCCTCCTCTCGGCGGCGACGCTCGTCGTCGGCGGCCTGATCGCCGCCGGCCCGGCCGGCGCCGCCCCGGCCCCCGCGGCACCGGCGACCCACGCGACCCCCACCGCGTCGGCCACCGTCCCCACCCACCGGCTGTGCGCGCAGCCCGCGCACCCCGGCTACATGGCCTGCAACGCGGTGGCCCGTACGGACGTCAAGCAGCAGCTGTCCCTCAAGCGGAACGCCGCGCCGTCCGGCCTCGGCCCCGCCGACCTCCAGAGCGCGTACAACCTGCCCAAGACGGGCGGCAGCGGCCAGACCGTCGCCATCGTCGACGCGAACGACGACCCCAACGCCGAGAAGGACCTGGCCGCCTACCGCAAGCAGTACGGCCTGCCCGAGTGCACCACCGCCAACGGGTGCTTCAAGAAGGTCGACCAGGACGGCGGCAGCAACTACCCGGCCCCGGACGCGGGTTGGGCCGGCGAGATATCCCTCGACGTGGACATGGTGAGCGCGGCCTGCCCGTCGTGCCACATCCTGCTGGTCGAGGCGAAGAGCGCGAACATGGACGACCTGGGAGCCGCCGTGAACCGCGCGGTCACCATGGGCGCCAAGTACGTCTCCAACAGCTACGGCGGCCCCGAGGACTCCACCGACACCACCTCCGACGACAAGTACTTCAAGCACCCGGGCGTCGCGATCACCGTCAGCTCCGGTGACAGCGGCTACGGCGTCGAGTACCCGGCGGCGTCGCAGTACGTCACCGCGGTCGGCGGCACCTCGCTCAAGAAGGGCGGCAGCGGTGCGCGCGGCTGGACCGAGTCGGTCTGGGGCACCACCGCGGGCGGCGAGGGAGCCGGCTCCGGCTGCTCCCAGTACGACGCCAAGCCGTCCTGGCAGAAGGACACCGGCTGCAACAAGCGCACCGTCGCGGACGTCGCCGCGGTCGCCGACCCGGCCACCGGCCTCGCGGTCTACGACACCTACCAGTCCAAGGGCTGGAACGTGTACGGCGGCACCAGCGCCTCGTCGCCGTTCATCGCCGGCGTCTACGCCCTCGCGGGCGCCCCGGGCTCGGGCGACACCCCGGCCTCGTACCCGTACTCCCACGCCTCGGCCCTGAACGACGTCACGTCCGGCGCCAACGGCACCTGCTCGCCTTCGTACCTCTGCACCGCGGGCAAGGGCTACGACGGCCCGACCGGCCTCGGCACCCCGAACGGCGTCGCGGCCTTCAAGAAGTAGGCCGCACCGCCGTCCCACCGACCGTCGCAGCCCGGCAACCACCCCACGGAGCCGGCCTGCGACACCCACCAGTGGGCCCGGACCGCACCCGACGGTCCGGGCCCACTGCCCGTATCGGCCGGCGATGACGCCCGTTGTGGAGAGGAGGAACACGGATGGCTGGGCAGTGCGCCACGGGGGCCGCCGGGACGGCCGAGCGGGAACCCGTACCGCGGGAGGGCTGCGACGTGTGCCAGGCCCTGCACCGGCAGCGCGAGTCGGCCCGGCGAGCGGGGCACCCCCGCACCGTCCGCAGCCGCAACGCGGAGATCGCCGCCCACCCCCACGAGGGAGGGTGAGCGGACGGTCCGCGACCCGGTGCCGGCGCCTCAGCGCCCCTGGGCCGTTGCCTTCGTCGCCTTGTACGGCGCCGCGGCCTGCTTCGCCGCGTAGACGAGCGCGGGCTTCATCTTCGGCCAGAAGTAGCTGTCCTGGCACGAGAACGCCGGGGTGAACCCGGAGCAACCACGGCCGTCGCTGTCGCCTATCTCGATGGTGAAGCTGGCCAGCCCCAGCTTGTCGTACGTCCAGTCGTCGGTGCCGCCGGACGCGTCGTAGAGGATCTCACCGGCCTGCCCGGACTGGTAGTTGGTGAGCTTGCCGAGCTGGCCGGCGATGGCGCGCAACGGGGCGTCGTTGCCGGTGTGGATGGTGTGGTCGGCCTCCCAGGGGAGCAGGACCATGCTCGCGTCGCTGTGCAGGCTGATCATCATGCCCTTGGCGGTGGCCGGCGCCGGGTCGCCGTCGCCGGTGCCCGTGCGCACCGCCGGGTACAGCTTGCGGAACAGGCCCTCCAGCGCGGTGTTCTCCGGTTCGGAGTCGGCGGCGGGGCCGAGGTAGACCTCACTGCACGGCTCGGTGGAGGTGCCCAGGCCGCCCCAGTGGGTGCCCGCGTTGCGGTTGAGGTCCACACCGGTCTGGCCGTCCCCGCTGCAGCCGCCGCCCTGCGCGTCATCGGCGTTCTTGCGCTGGAGGATGGGGTTGTCGCCGCCCTGCGCGACGATGTCGACGCCGTCCGGGTTGGCTATCGGGACCACCCACATCTCGGTGGAGTCCATCAGCGCGGTGATGTCGGGGTCCTTGCCGTAGTCGTTGGTCAGGGTGTCGATCCAGCGCCAGGAGGTCTCCCCGGTGGTCAGCTCCCGCGCGTGGATCTGGCTCATCAGGAAGAACCGCGGCTTGGTGGAGTTGGGGTCGAGCTTGCAGTCGTCCCCCTTCATCTTGGTGATGCAGACGGCCTTGAGATCGTGGCCGCCACGGCCCTTCTGCTTGAGCCAGGACTGGCCGTACGTGACGACCTTGGCCATGTCCGGGTGCTGGGCGGCGACTTGGTCGAGATGCGCGTAGTGCGCGTCGACGGTGTGGTAGCCGCCGTCGTAGGTGTCTCCGGCGCCGCCGCTCGCGCGGGCCGCGCCCGGCCGTTGGGCAAGCGGCTTGTGCAGGGTCTCGACGGCCGTGGGGGCGAAGCCGAGTCGACGCAGCCCGGCCGCCGTCGACGGGTCGCCCATGACGAACAGGTCGTCGCCCTGGCGCCGTTCGATCAGGTCGAATCCGGCGGAGATCAGCTTCTGTGCGTCCCGCCGGTCGTGCGTGGGGACGCGGTAGACGACGACGGTGTGCTCACCGGACGCGCCGGCTTTCCGCGGCGCACCGGCGTGGGCGGACGGGGACAGCGGGGACAGGGCCGTGAGCGCCGCGACCAGCGCCGCCGCAGCCGTGGTCAGGAGGGTCTTCCGGGGCATGCCATGGCCTTCCGTGGGGGGTGGGGGGGCATCGGCACGCGGACGCGACGCGGCCTTCGCCCGCCTCGCCCGCGGCGGCTCCCGGAAGCCGGACATGCGGCGCTCCGGACGCCGTGGCTGATGCCATTGGGCCAATCGGAGGCATGATGCCCATGTGCATGCCCGGTGAGAAGGGGAGTTCCCGGACATCCTTGGTGAAGAAGTCGCCATACTTGGCGGGGAGTTGGACGGCTGCGG
This window encodes:
- a CDS encoding TrmB family transcriptional regulator, whose product is MDLEEDAVGNLVALGLARYEARVYLALVRRESYTAAEVAREADVPRQRVYDVLDALVRRRLANAHTGRVATYSAVAPELAMTRLMALQRESLERLERASGSLAAALQPLWSDGRGHTDPLDYVEILRDPVVIAERFADIQRQARHELLSFCKPPFVAPAENAEGIKAARRLHRGGGTVRAIYTSGALEDAGMLANVRSFGKAGEEARFTADLPLKLVIADASVVLCDMPDPVAGAGSTTALVIEHSALAACLRLAFLTVWESAATVPEPVEALNS
- a CDS encoding alpha/beta fold hydrolase; the encoded protein is MRQETGRAVPVNGRSVHVEESGTGPDWVVFEAGQGLGRTCWDAVLPLLADRARLVAYDRAGFGRSGRTTAELGIDDMAADLAAMTEVVIPGRFVLVAHSMGGLVARRAAQRLGPRLRGLLLLDPTPESAPVYDTFERTAVKVDRALSVTQGLVRFRPLARVVSANIRRAFPADTYAAMLTEDFVPAGIAQTRREFRAVAADLPRLRAEPPALPACPTVLLSASRPARGRAPQHAVLTEHQRRWAKTLPDGRFEEVESGHLVQAEAPEAVAAGVRQLLDRTADRPADRPAPPA
- a CDS encoding M14 family zinc carboxypeptidase gives rise to the protein MPRKTLLTTAAAALVAALTALSPLSPSAHAGAPRKAGASGEHTVVVYRVPTHDRRDAQKLISAGFDLIERRQGDDLFVMGDPSTAAGLRRLGFAPTAVETLHKPLAQRPGAARASGGAGDTYDGGYHTVDAHYAHLDQVAAQHPDMAKVVTYGQSWLKQKGRGGHDLKAVCITKMKGDDCKLDPNSTKPRFFLMSQIHARELTTGETSWRWIDTLTNDYGKDPDITALMDSTEMWVVPIANPDGVDIVAQGGDNPILQRKNADDAQGGGCSGDGQTGVDLNRNAGTHWGGLGTSTEPCSEVYLGPAADSEPENTALEGLFRKLYPAVRTGTGDGDPAPATAKGMMISLHSDASMVLLPWEADHTIHTGNDAPLRAIAGQLGKLTNYQSGQAGEILYDASGGTDDWTYDKLGLASFTIEIGDSDGRGCSGFTPAFSCQDSYFWPKMKPALVYAAKQAAAPYKATKATAQGR
- a CDS encoding S53 family peptidase, yielding MARRGVPALLSAATLVVGGLIAAGPAGAAPAPAAPATHATPTASATVPTHRLCAQPAHPGYMACNAVARTDVKQQLSLKRNAAPSGLGPADLQSAYNLPKTGGSGQTVAIVDANDDPNAEKDLAAYRKQYGLPECTTANGCFKKVDQDGGSNYPAPDAGWAGEISLDVDMVSAACPSCHILLVEAKSANMDDLGAAVNRAVTMGAKYVSNSYGGPEDSTDTTSDDKYFKHPGVAITVSSGDSGYGVEYPAASQYVTAVGGTSLKKGGSGARGWTESVWGTTAGGEGAGSGCSQYDAKPSWQKDTGCNKRTVADVAAVADPATGLAVYDTYQSKGWNVYGGTSASSPFIAGVYALAGAPGSGDTPASYPYSHASALNDVTSGANGTCSPSYLCTAGKGYDGPTGLGTPNGVAAFKK
- a CDS encoding helix-turn-helix domain-containing protein, which produces MDTIELLLHPVRLRVVHALSGGRVLTTSELCARMPEVSKVTMYRHVALLTEAGFLEVAEEQRVRGAVERHYRLRQDRPVVDAGAAAAMSPDDHRRGFASAMAVLIAEFNAYLDRDGAEPTADGVSYRQGTFWLTPDELTELSCELLNVLAPRLANRPEPGRAPYLLSPILFPAGPTTPDEERP